The following DNA comes from Brassica oleracea var. oleracea cultivar TO1000 chromosome C5, BOL, whole genome shotgun sequence.
TATTTCTATAAACGAATTATGTTGATTCTACTAACTTTAAAATGTTTAATTGTTTGTATGGTAATATATATTAGATAAGGTAGTTTTAAGATTAGCTTCCTTTTTTAAAAACTTCAATTAAATAAATAAAAATTAAAATACCAACAACCAATCAAATTAAAAGAATTTATTTTAAACTTCACCCATGAATGATACCTAAAGAAAAGTCAATGAAGTAATTTCTTACTTAATATACAGTAGGATATGAGTTCCTTCACGTGATGTATGTCTATTTTATCACGTGAACGGTGAACCATTTGGTGTAGGTATCATTCATCGCATACATATAAACTACATTATGAATCTTAATTATTACTGTCTCGACAGAAAATCTCATGGGTTGCTACTTGCTACATATATTTTCTAGCATCTGACCTTTTAGTAATCATACTAAAAAAAATGTACGCATCTTATATAATAAAGTTGGATTTAGTCTCTCCTCCTCATGAAGCCACCTCATCTCTTTGCATAGGGCATTTGTTGACACCTGTCATGTTCTCTTTAATAACTATCAAGTATCAAACTAAAAATCTAATCTTAGGCCTTTCAAATAATCTAACCCCAGAAAAATTACTAGCGAAAAATCGAACCGACTTAACCGTCTAATTTCTAAATCGAAACCGAACCTACATTTTGCAAGAACGTTTGTGTTTAGGTTCACCTCGTGGATGAAGAATCTCATTCCCATCAACCATCACTACCTTACAAAGAACAAAGAGAGAGACTTTCACAAACAAAGCAAACAGCAAAGACTAAAGAACAACGCAACACCACACAGCACAAAACCTGAGGATAGAAAGGATGATGATCATCCCTCATCTTCTCAAGAATCTGCAACAGAACCGGAGCCTGTAACACAGTAAAAAAAATCCAATCTTTCAATATGAGACACTTAGTGAAGCAAATGAAAACGAAACACGAACCTCACGAAAGGCGAGAAACCCAGGAACATAAGGAACTTGGAGTCGGATTAGAGAGAGCTCATTGTGAACTACACGCAGAGAAGGGAGCTCGAGGACGACGAGACAAGCGCACGCCACTGAGGAATCGTCCTTGGAGAAGCTTATGTCCACACCTCCAACGTACTTAAGCGTCTCTGATCCTTGAGAATGTTCCGTTGATGAAGGTAACTTCCATGGGAAGTCATCGTGCGTGATCAGTTTCTTTTTCACCCGATCCTGTTCTCTGTAAAGAAGTCAAACGAATCTCTGAACTGTTTTGATTGATCTGAATCGAAGTAAAGTCTAATGCGACACCTACTCTGTCCAATTCTCTAGCTGATTTGAAGACGAAGACTCGCCTGAAGCTCCTTCTCCGTCCATTTCCGGCGATGTTCAGTCGCAGGAGACAACTCAGCTAACTCCATTTTACCCGAAATTTGAAAAATCGAATCGACTTAACCGTCTAATTTCTAAATCGAAACCGAACCTACATTTTGCCCGATGTTCAGGTTTCTCTTTTTCTCTTCACAACAAAATAGTGACAGTAAGTAAAAACCCTAATTCAGTGTTTAATTATTTTAAAGATATAAATCAAACAACATATAGTTTTGAAGTCATATATTATATATATATTTCAATATTATTAGTATTTGCACTCTAATAATTTAAAATTCAAATTATAATTTACATTTTTTGTAAAAATAAATAAGATGAATTTTATATATTCAAATAGTAATATAATAGATTAAATATATTAAATTTATATAAGAAAACCCGGGCGTAGCCCGGGAAAACCACTAGT
Coding sequences within:
- the LOC106345125 gene encoding endonuclease V-like is translated as MDGEGASGESSSSNQLENWTEEQDRVKKKLITHDDFPWKLPSSTEHSQGSETLKYVGGVDISFSKDDSSVACACLVVLELPSLRVVHNELSLIRLQVPYVPGFLAFREAPVLLQILEKMRDDHHPFYPQVVMVDGNEILHPRGEPKHKRSCKM